tgtagagTGAGGACACCCCTTGGGCATCCAGCACGTCCCCCACGCGTCTGATGCAGCCCAGCTTGTAGGACGCATCCTGGCAACTTTCTTGAcgtggttgctctctctctctctctctctctctctctctctctctctctctctctctctctctctctcatcctgggtggtaatgggagaggaagtgacccatggattaacttggtcactttgacctgtgacctcactcggtcacccaaagggatgtgacaacgcttggaggaaacgttgtcaagtattgttgtgtttgctAAAGCAgtgcaaaatatatttaaagataaacacaaattaCTCTAACTATGTATGGaataaatattttgaaatcTCCTCCTTAAATgatttcaagtcataggaaggtagaaatacagaagtaagTAGGAAGCTCCAGAGTTTCCTCGAGAAGGATTTATGAATAAGAATATTTGGCAAGAATattcttgcattagtgaggtggacagaatatgggtgagagaaaaaagaaagtcttgCAGTGAAGCTGCAggacgggaggcatgcagttcataaaataaaaaaagtagttGGCATggaaatagcagaaaattaaaagagatgcaacattgcagcagtgagaaagaggctgaagactgtcagtgagaggaaaggagttgataagatgaaaagcttttgattccatcctgtcTAAAATAACAGTATGAATGGAACTCCCAATATATGTGAAGATTACTCCAATATAGGGATGGATAAGggccctgtacagagttagtagttggGGTGTGAGAAAACTGGCATAGACagctcagaacacctaacttcataagaGCTGTTTTAGTTAGAAATTAGATGTAAAGTATCCAATTTAGtttataagtaaaggaaagacagaggatGTTTAGTGTAAAAGAggggaacagttgagtgtcattgaagaagaggggttaGTTGTCTGTAAGGTTGTGTTCATGCCCTGCTCtcagttttcttgattttctcttcACAGCCATTTTTCAGATCCTGTATTCCAATACTGGTTGTCAGCAGGAAGAAATCAATGTCTAGTCTGGTCAAGAATCATAGACTAACTTTTcttgagaatagaaaaaaagaggtcgAGACCATAGCATGGCTGGGAGTACATATATAATTATGTTAGGGGAAGACAACATGAAAATACTTATTGTCTCTGAAACAAATGAGTGCAAACTTTCAAATATGCATAACACATGTTCCAGAAACTGATGCTGAGGGGAAAATAAACTTGATAATATTGTAAAAAATCAAAATGTAGTGAACAGGGTGAACGGCCTGGTAAACTATTGTCTCCTTCTACATGTTTACTTTATGACTATTTTCCACTCATAgtcctctttcacttttctgtcCCTACAAACATGGATTGCAGTCAGTTTATGAGGCTCAGATGCTAATTGCTCTGACTGTGTTTTGTACTGTTGCTGACTTGAGTCAGTTcatggaagaaagaagcaaatgGCAGTCTTGCTATTAACACCAGAAAAGTTAGACTATATGATTAAAGTTTTCAGCTGTATATTCTTCTGATGTATGGCATATGAAAATCaatataataattatcattccCGTTTTATATGCTCTTTAAAATTTATTAAATATGTTTAATAGTAGACCTCACTTTTGATatctaaaataataatgaaaaatgatgtCAATTGTTACTGAAATTATTCAAATTGGGGAGGCTTAATACTAAACTAAGATTGATCTAAAGAGAAGAACTAACTGTTAATGGCTTTCACCATGATGGGAACTGCACTGAGGCAGTACCAGTCCATGTGCAACACCTTTAATGCTGTTATCTGGTTGTGGTGACGTATGGCATGAACTGGGCAAGGCGTGTTGGGCACCAGCATATGAAGTAGGTGCTGTTGCACAGCAAGCCCATCTCAAACTTTTCCAGAGTCTGTCAGTGTCTGGCCGACAGCAGGAGCAGAGTTTAGAGGATTAATTGTGCAGAATCTGAGACTGTGTCAGTAACCAAGTGGAGTGTCGGGACATTTAGGCATCTTTCatagttgtttttctttttcatttgtgctTGTTTGCTCTGATGTAGAGAATAGATATTTGTATGTTATCATTGTTGAATTTCAGACTTAATGACTTACATTTTTTCCACAGTTGtgacagaaaaaacaaacattcttCTACGGTATCTTCACCAGCAATGGGAAAAGAAGGTGAATTAAGAGGCCTTATATCACAGTCAGCAACATACCTTGACAATAGTCTATACAACATGTCAATTATAGTGATACATCAAAAAACAAATGTTGAAATCATCACCCTGATTTCTTGTGGATTACATTCTTTACATTCACATACTACTTTGCAGTGTCCCAAGAAGAAACGTGAGACAGGATCTGGCAGTAATGAGGAGGAAGCCCCCAGGACCAAAAGACCCCGCTTAGAACCAGGTCCTTCTACTGACTCACCCTAGCCACAACCTTCACCCTCATGAcagttattaattttttttagaatGATAGAATGGAGCCTCTGTTGTTGGATGAAGTCGACAACAACAGCTAAGCTTGTCATAATCATTCCTGAAGTGGAAGTTTGATATTTATATGTAAACTTCAAAATAACAGTCTGTATTTTACAAGTTAGCAATGGATTTGTGTTCTGTTAGTCTGGGATAGACTTTTCAAGTGTGCTTGATAAAAGGGAATAAGTGAGGTAGATAATGATCATAGTTTTGACCAGTTTAGGACAGGAGTGTTATTTTCCTATATTAATAAACTGATTCAGAAATTGcagcaatatatatttttcaagaaCAACTATGTCTTCCCTAGTTCTCAATGAGTATCGTATTTATTTCTAGCACCAATGAATGTGTCATCTTTTATGAGAGGCAAAAGTGATCCAGGCAATGAGCATTTATATCTCATTACTCTTCAATTATGAGTACATTTTGTAAATTTACACATCATTCTGCTTGCAAATTCTTGAAAAAATTTGAATAAATACATTGAATACTAGCCATTCATAATACATCAATAGTAATTAACATATTTGCAAATGATTAATAACAAAAAGCTTTTAAGATAGTATCTTGAGCAGaataaatgaaacaatgaaTGAGAGGTCAAGCATAATTAGTgttagataagaaagacaaatgaTATCCATGAAATGAGTAAATGCTTAAGTCTTTGAGAATCTCTTACTCATTGTCTTCAAATTTTATGGTTAGTATCAAGAAATATGCATAGAAAATATTTCATACAAGGTGTAGACTTCTGTTATGATCCAGCACAGTGGAACATAATTAATTCAGCACACTCAGGGTTATATCCTTTGTTCACACAAAAGAATTTGCTGAATTAATCAAGTTTTCAGAAAACAATGTTTATTTCCTAAAAACCATAACTATTATTTTGAAAGTTTATTTTGTGACACTGTTTTGTCAACTTAAACATTTCTATTATGTTGCTGTTGACAGTACATGTCTTGCATAACATATAACACTGGTAACTCTTATGAAAAGAATGGTGATCCAGCAATgctaataaatatacaaattttTTAGACGTTCTTAATTTTAAAATTATTCTCCACACAACCTGTACAGAATACTTGAAATGATACTCAGATAAGTTTTGAAATTAAGTTTTCACCCAATGGACAATGTTTGTCAACAGAAACACAAGTTACTCCATGGTATCAGATTTTGATTTTAGCcagataaataagacatttatcccaatCTCATTCACTCAGTTTTATTTGCAGATGATGGCTATCATTACTCATAATAACATCAATTGGAGACAGATGTTTTACATGAGTGATGAATTTATATGTTGTGGAGTGATTTCATCACCAGGTGATATGAGAATAAATGATAGtcatttcctttaatttctaccATGTAACAAAACATTAGCTATAGTGTCAGATACTTTTCACATGGTAAAAAGGTATCTACTTAACCAGGGAGTATTCATAAACTGGGGTATGTGTATGTTACTATTATGTGAAAAGAATCCAAAGGTGAATTGTCAGATTGTTCTTTGCTGAACAGTCTTTGTTTGTTCTGTAAAAATCACCACACAGAACTCGACCTAGCCTTGGACAAATAGACATCCTTCATATTAAAATTCCAAGTAATGAGCAATTATATGTGTAATTTCTTAATTTGGTGATCCTGTTTTAGTTGCCTATGGTAGTTGTCAGTGTTCATTATATTAGAGTCTCTTTgctcaaaatgatttgcgtaagtAATCCTCTTTAGCAGGTaactgaaaattctctctctctctctctctctctctctctctctctctctctctctctctctctctctctctctctctctctctctctctctctctctctctctctctctctctctctctctctctctctctctctctctctctctctctctctctctctctctgtgatgtgtatatatatatatatatatatatatatatatatatatatatatatatatatatatatatatatatatatatatatatatatatatatatataaacacacacacacacacacacacacacacacacacacacacacacacacacacacacacacacacacacacacacacactacaactaggtaaatacacacacacacagtggaaccTCAACTTAAAAGTGCTTCTACTTACAAGAAATTTAAGATGTGAGCTACCACCCAATCAATTTTTCACTTCAACTTATGAGCCAAAATCTAGGTTGTGAGCTGATTCCAggtatgttgttgctgttggcaaGGCCGATGCCACATCTATCCAACATCCTGTGTCAAACACATTCAGTTCATGTTctgcctcccctcccacccTGGGAACCATTTCTTGTGCTTtgctgttttgtgatttttatacattttcttaGCTTAATTTGTTTTGTCTGACCCTGGGGTCTTAAGCCTACCTCTTTCACCCTCCACCTCTGTCAGCATCCTCCATTACCCCAGTTACAGTTTTatataacaagatttctatacatTCTCTTTTGTTATATTTGATTATGTTTTTTATACAATTTGTTTATGAATACTTTTGTTATCTAAAAGTGTTATAATgaaaatttattttttgtggggCTACAATGGATTAATGACATTTCAATTAATTTCAGAGGGGAAAGTTTATTTGAGATATGTGCAAATCTAGTTATGAGTTTTGTCACGGAATGAATTTAACTCATTAAGTTGaggttccagtgtgtgtgtacatatacatgtgtgtgtgcttgcacacacacaaacacaacacactttATATAATGTTAGCCTAATTATTGTTCATATTTGTATACTTTACTTATGAAATATTTTGAGGTTATTTAATAATGACATAAATGTAAGCAGTATTTAACAGAGTCATATCTCTGCTACTTGATGATTACTGTTGTATTCAGATTCCAGGATTTCAAGAAAAGCCCACAAGTCTTGCTGTAGTAAGCAGCCTTTAAATCTGTGGATAGATGTTTGACAGCCTTCAATGAAATAAGTTTTGGTCTGGGCCAGTGAGAGTTGTGTGATGGCTTCTGTCAGTTGTGCACTATTTTTCTCTGAAGCCAGTATCTTACTTgaattttccatttctcttaatGAAGTAAACTCTTGAATGAAACTAGGACAAAAAACAGAATTCTTGACAGATTCTTCTCTATCATTACTCTCTCCaccattcattttcattttgtctttttcctgttttggtCTGATCTTGTAATACTTTAGGCTGCTTGGATGTTAATATGGGGAGAAAGAGTGAAGCAGCTAGCATGGGTCCTACTCAAATGAGGAAAACTTGTATGTCTTtaatcattaattaattttgctAGTTCATAAATGCTTATATGCTTAAGGTTTCCTGGTGCTGAATTTGTAGGTGCAGGGGTTCTGGTCTGTGTATTTAATGTTAATTTTCATAGAACTGTTGTTGGTTATGTTATGTATCACTAGAaatgtatcaccaccaccactacatacaTCATTATAGGTCCAATTTTTTATAGAAAAGAAGTTAAAGGTTTCCAGACATGCAAGTtattaaagaggaaaagttagacagattatgtatgtacatatattgCTCATTCACTCTGATTTTAAATGTGATGGTTAGCCGAGACATTGAATGCATAATTGTTCTAagaactttatttcttttcatcatataAAGGGAATATGGAAGCACagctacttttatttttatttgtattcatttcCCAATGTGTGTAGtcatgcttaaaaaaaaaaaaaaaaaagttagattccAATTATGTACATGCAGCAGGATTTGTGCCATGAGTTAGGAACTGTAATTTGTGCCTAATCTTTACAGTACTTAATGGAGAGTAATATTCTTGCACATGCACTGTTGGATTCATCAGTTTGAACTGGCTGTTGCAGTTAAAACATGCTTATCTGAGGGCAGGGTGGGATTTAGGAGACACTGGAAACATGTCgattcttttgtgttttgttagcatttccctttgtgtttctGTAATATTCAGccttataattttcatttcagAAGAAAAATGCTTAAGTTAGGCTACCAATCAGAGGTGTCTTGATATGTCTTACAGTATCTGTGTGTACATATTTTCTATATAGGGTGTAACACAGGTTTCTGTATATATTGCCAGAGCTAAAAGTACAGGTTATTTTAAGTGGAAAACATTCTATACGCATATgaattttgaggtgttgttTAGCTGTGGCATGAAATTCTAGTGTGGTTTAGTGAAGGATATAATGGTAGGGTCAGGCGGGTATCTATGATGGAGATCAGAAATTATAAATAATTCAGTGGTGATTTCTATGAATTTTGGAACCTTAGAGTACTATCCCTTGATGAGCCATGTGACAACAACACACTTTATAattactgataaacattacatATTATATATGCAATAAATCAACACAAAATAATAGGCTGCATGGCATCATGCATACCTGAGCAGGGAGTGGGAAGGAATGAGGTTAGTAGCAAATCATCTGATACCTAGTCAAATTACAGTTTCTTCCCTagacaatgataatgaatacATTCAGATCGTATTGCATAACATAAAGTAACGTGGAGTGGGTGGAAATGGTATTTCTCTGCCATGATTACTAGCCCCTGATGTTGCATCTGTCATCTGGCCATAGTTGAATGTCATGCCACAGCTAAACAACACCTTAAAATGCATATGTGCATAGAAAATTTTCAACTTTAGAATAACCTATACTCTACCTCTGGCAGTATCTGCAGAAACTCTTGTTGCCTCCTgtaagtattttcttttctttagtgaaATGCTGGTGTCTGAATTTACTAAGTTTTTTGCTCTTCCCTACTTTTTGTCCTCACTTTCCAAGCTAGAGTTGGTTGTTGCATCTTTGAAGGCAGGTGCATCTTGCTACCAGGTCCATGGTCTTGGATCTTTGAGATTTACCTCATGGTCTAAAGTTTGCTTTTGATACAATAGTACATGAATTTTCCTTTATATCAGCTTATTTTATTAACTAAAATAATTTGACTGATTTTGTAAGTGACATCCTGCCTTATTCTGTTTGCTGAAATCAAATCACTGTGTAGGAAATTTGAACACTTAGCTTATCCTCCATTATTAACTatcccattttatttatttatttatttatttatttattattattttttttttatcctggcCAATAGTACCTGTAGGTAGCTtcaagagtattggaagcactgttaagcttccacccattattggcacaggcaattttatttatagtggtacccatattagggcccatttcaccacccaagtgcactttggtgtaaccacctggaacctgggtatcatggtgatgaACAAGCCTTGAACTTCATTATTGTTTACTAAAGCAGTTGGTGCTGCATGCTGCTTGTTTGTCTTGAGAgatcttttttttacctctttgtCCTCACTTATTAGGTGAAACCTTATTTTCATTAGGTTCCACagaagttattttatttatttatttatctttatttatttttgtattctttattgGGGGTACCTTTAAATATTGAAGTGGTGATTTTTTTTGGGGGCCATTATGCTTGTGCTATTTGCAATTACTTTGATGGTGAGCTGTTTAATTTTCAAAGGAATGACATGTATGAAAGCAGACATTGCACATAAATGATGTTAGGAAAAGCAAGTGGAATACTACCCTGTAAATGTTAATCTAAGACGTAGAAGTATTGTCTATTTTATAACATGCTATCATAGGAAATTTATGGTCGAGCTAGGGGCAGGAATAGTTTAGGCTGTTGTGTGATGAGTTATTGATTGTTTCTACACAATAGAGGTATTATTTTAGATAACAGAAGGAAACTGCagaatctagagagagagagagagagagagagagagagagagagagagattgtggggatcaatgtaataaaaaacacaaatggAATGCAGTGGAAAATGAAGATCAAGGTGCTGAAGTCATTCTCGATGAAGGagcaaggaaaacagaaaatttaGTACAAACTTGCTTGCAGATATTTAGATTATATTTCTGGAGAGAAAGTGAACATGTTTGAAGGATTGTGGGCACTAACTGCATAGATGACCTTCAGGTATGATCTTAACACCatcctcaatttttctttattaacttttATTCAAAATTTATGGTCTTTAATTCATTCTGTAAAACTCTACCCTCTTTCCGAAAAATTCTTTTTACAGAAATGAACGATACATCACGAGGTGTCATTCTTAACTTCAAACGTAGGTACACAACCTttgattttgtttctttaatttttatatCCTATTTGATAAGAAGTAACAtgctagaaaaaaagaagaaaaccaggatttatttcttgtattattaGCAAATCTATATAggcaattatatatattttttcaaatgCGTAAAGAAATGACGGGACATAAGCCCACCTTGAGGGTTGCGTAATATCACTGCCCGTTAAGAAGAGAAGCTATAAGTTCAAGGCCGTGACTAACGTCAGTGGTCAGTTTGTTTACTAGCGTGTTCAGTCACCAGCAGTGTTGACGTACTGGAACCTTTGGCCAGGACGTTTTGGTTTATCTTGCTTGGCCTCTACGATACACTTCATCTTGTAAGTATACTGTTAATCGCTGCAATCATTAATCAAACACAGATGTCTGTTACTCTAGGGTCACGCAGGGAATACGACGTATAGCCAAATATGGGATCGTATTCTAAAACATTTCTGCGCCGATTTTCCACAGCATTTCAGAAGgcgcaaattatatattttcgGTAAAGCTTTTTacaaatagaaaagatgaaaaaaaaagaatggaaataatgTTTTAAACTgcgatttttccttatttacttgcAAACGTACCCACGAATGCACATTTATGCCTAACTTTAAAGTTGGTGTAGATGTGAGTAACTCATTCGTAAGAATATACGGTTTCACTTGTAGTAGTTTAAATAGGAATACCGTGGCAATCATCTTGATAGTCTTAAGGCATTCCATTAGTATCGTAATACAGGGAGAGCTATGCTGGGAGTGATAATGCGACTTGCGACTGTAGTGTGTTGTGAAACGCTTCGATCCCTATGGAAATTTCCCAATGGAACGTTTTCCTGTTTTAAGCTTGCCATATGGCCACCTTCACAGCCAATCTGAGGCAGCTATGTACAACATAAACAAGTacgttgtatatatatatatatatatatatatatatatatatatatatatatatatatatatatatatatatatatatatatatatatatatatatatatatatatatatatatgattgattgattgattgattgattgattgattgagtgagtgagtgagcgtggGCCGGGGTTAGAGAATGAGCCGGTTAACTGTGATGTGTGACAGTTGTCAACCAGGGGACCGCACAAATCGGCTAGTTAAGATTGCGGGTGGTATAAATAACTGCAttcctctctactttcctcGGCCTCATTACACAACACATTTTGCATTCATTCAGAGCTGGACATTGCGACATCGAGTTGCGGCTTTGTGAGTTTATGACTTGCCGCACCTTAAATTTCGGAGTCGCAAAGTCGGAAGTGAAAAAGTCAGACTAACCAAAGTTGCACCGCCAATTTTCCGCGACTTTTGCTGTGACTTTGAACTGGAATAAAAACgacttttctttttaagttttctAAAGAAATTGCCGCTGCTGGAAGAAAAGAGGGGCTAGGATGgatatggagaaggaggaggaatattaatTTAGGCTGTtttcacaaacatacacacacacaatcaaaaaaaaaaaagaatagaaataatgataaataaaaaaaaagtttctgttGTCGCGCTAAAGTTTACGTTGCAATTTAACGATGGCACCGGGAAAAAAATCGCAGTCGCAAAGTTGCAAGTCGCACTGCGGGGGCCAAAAATAGTTCCAAAGTCATTCATAGTCGCATCAAATCCAGCGGCAAAGTCGCAAAGTCAGtcacacctgaaaaaaaaataaagtcgcGTCCAACTGTGTTCATTCATCTTTATgccatttcattaattttgaatAGGAGTACTCGAGTTTCTTACAAATGCATAATGATTTTGGTAGAAA
This DNA window, taken from Portunus trituberculatus isolate SZX2019 chromosome 15, ASM1759143v1, whole genome shotgun sequence, encodes the following:
- the LOC123504229 gene encoding DET1- and DDB1-associated protein 1-like isoform X1, translated to MAASFLKGLPVYNEKNFSKFQGDPTGRTSYKKPPVYLPTKDSPGSQEIVTEKTNILLRYLHQQWEKKCPKKKRETGSGSNEEEAPRTKRPRLEPGPSTDSP